Part of the Sulfuricurvum kujiense DSM 16994 genome, GAACGGAATCAAAGGGTATTACCTCTAATTTCAATATATTTAAGCTTTGTTTCACTACCATAAAGGATTCCTATAAAAAGGGTTCTTTGTGACGAGTCCAACTCAAAACTGCTACCTTCTCGATACCTCTGTTATCTTAGATGATCCAACCAACATTTTACGAATCAGTGACGAAAACCAAAACGGCATCGTTATCACTAATATCGTTTTGGCCGAACTTAACAGTAAAAAAGACGATATGCGTTCCGAAGCCGGTTTTCAGGCTAGAGAATTTTTCCGTCTCGCCGATGCGGCATGGGGAGAGCCGATCAGTTTTATTGAGCTTCCCGAATGCGTCCGCAGCCATGTCGATGTCGAAGAGTGTAAAAACGACAGATACTACCGTTTATCGCTCAATTTTGACCGATCATTGCATGGAGGGGAGGCAAACCTTATTGACCTCTTTATCGTCCACCGTGAACAATACCGCGTAGCCCATAATTTTTCCGAGCCCAAAGGGATCAACGACGCCAAAATCGGTGAAATTGCCGATGATTATGACCTTATCCTTCTCTCTAACGACATGTCGTTTCGGATTGCAGCCGAGATTCGCGGTATCCGTACCCAAAGTATCCGAAACAGCAGCGTCGAGGCTCCCGAACAAATCGATTTTACCTATACTTATGAGTATGAAGATGTCCCCGCTCTCCCGACCGATGCAGAACACCACAATTTTGATCAAATCACGTTTATCCAAAAAGCGCAAAGTACCACGTCAGAGATGTACGAAACGGGAATTCAACGTCACGCTTTTGCATTCAACAACCAGATAGAATGGTGCGATTTCGATCGACGTTTCGGGGAATATTTCAATGAAGAGCTTGTCCGTCCGCTCAACTTGGAACAAAAGTTCTATTATGCGATGATGACCCATCCGCAAAACTACGTCACCGTCGTTTCCGGCTCTACCGGATCGGGGAAAACGCTCGTTGCCCTGCAAGCGGGATTGGAGTTGGTTGAAGAGGGGATCGTCGAGGGGATCGTCTATGCCCGTAACACCGTCACCTCTAACGATCAGGCGGCGGAACTTGGATTTCGTAAAGGGGATGAGGAACAAAAACTCGGATACTTTATGTACCCTCTTTATGCAGCGGTCAATTTCACCATTGAGCACCAAAGCAAGCGTTCGATCGACGCACGTGTCGAATATACCGGCAACACCAATTCGGTCAAACGGGAAAATGCGACCGAAGTGTTTATGAAAAAATACAACATTGAAGTGATGGATATTGCCCACTTGCGCGGTACGACGATTTCGCGCAAATTCGTCATTATCGACGAGGCTCAAAATATGACTAATGCCACGTTAAAGCTTATCGGAACCCGTATGGGGGATGAAACACGTCTCGTCGTGATGGGGGACCCCGGACAAATCGACCATCCGTTTCTCTCCAAACGCCGCAATGCCCTTGTCAGTTTGCTCAACAAAGCGCAGCATAACAATTTTATCGCAGGGATTCAGTTGCGCCATACGATCCGTAG contains:
- a CDS encoding PhoH family protein; protein product: MTSPTQNCYLLDTSVILDDPTNILRISDENQNGIVITNIVLAELNSKKDDMRSEAGFQAREFFRLADAAWGEPISFIELPECVRSHVDVEECKNDRYYRLSLNFDRSLHGGEANLIDLFIVHREQYRVAHNFSEPKGINDAKIGEIADDYDLILLSNDMSFRIAAEIRGIRTQSIRNSSVEAPEQIDFTYTYEYEDVPALPTDAEHHNFDQITFIQKAQSTTSEMYETGIQRHAFAFNNQIEWCDFDRRFGEYFNEELVRPLNLEQKFYYAMMTHPQNYVTVVSGSTGSGKTLVALQAGLELVEEGIVEGIVYARNTVTSNDQAAELGFRKGDEEQKLGYFMYPLYAAVNFTIEHQSKRSIDARVEYTGNTNSVKRENATEVFMKKYNIEVMDIAHLRGTTISRKFVIIDEAQNMTNATLKLIGTRMGDETRLVVMGDPGQIDHPFLSKRRNALVSLLNKAQHNNFIAGIQLRHTIRSTVADWFDKNF